A portion of the Candidatus Abyssobacteria bacterium SURF_5 genome contains these proteins:
- a CDS encoding cyclase family protein, protein MQASCRKLSRGWHMKYYDISVPISATMPIYEGDPPVEVVPFSRISRGDIVNVLRLNMGTHTGTHIDAPLHVIEGGRNISEIPIETLHGPALIIDTGAAEVITPDFVASPHLNGIKRILFKTRNSSYWKQPGFRRDFTYLTGETAKQLADRGVKLVGIDYLSIEKFGSEDHAAHRLLLEAGVVVLEGLNLSDVSAGIYELLCLPLRIHDGDGSPCRAILLEK, encoded by the coding sequence ATGCAGGCGTCTTGCAGGAAATTGTCCCGGGGCTGGCACATGAAGTATTATGATATATCGGTTCCTATCAGCGCGACCATGCCCATATATGAAGGCGATCCCCCTGTCGAAGTGGTTCCGTTTTCGCGGATCTCGCGGGGCGACATCGTTAACGTTCTGCGGCTGAACATGGGAACGCACACGGGCACGCATATTGATGCGCCTCTGCATGTCATCGAGGGCGGCAGGAATATCTCTGAGATTCCGATTGAGACGCTGCATGGACCGGCGCTGATTATTGATACGGGCGCCGCCGAGGTCATCACGCCGGATTTTGTCGCTTCGCCGCATCTGAACGGGATCAAGAGAATTCTTTTTAAGACACGTAACTCCTCATACTGGAAGCAGCCCGGCTTCCGAAGGGATTTCACGTACCTGACAGGCGAGACGGCAAAACAATTGGCAGATCGCGGAGTGAAGCTGGTGGGCATTGATTATCTTTCGATCGAGAAATTCGGTTCTGAAGATCATGCGGCTCATCGATTGCTGCTTGAAGCGGGAGTGGTAGTTCTCGAAGGGCTGAACCTTTCGGATGTTTCGGCCGGGATTTACGAGCTTCTTTGCCTGCCGCTGCGCATTCACGATGGCGACGGTTCCCCCTGCCGCGCAATCCTTTTGGAAAAATAG
- a CDS encoding tetratricopeptide repeat protein, which yields MNVLNNLLSKIHSLRASRGTATSPDAARQHTVDALNQSIFLFDTEDYDGSLSKFWKAETSAREGKVEELWTDSEVRRIASRHVNNLACVLTDFNHDDKALELLQWQMKTYPNDYDLHYNLARLRMRRDEFDHATAYYKKALECALQNQDVEPQRLGLCISCLGAAYYKLGDSRKAVAVVEEAMRTFDLPSDVCEILEATIRGFADETMTVISRGGGKNPAREKMVLANQLDVNGQFFEACSFYEQALRISPNDPEIHFNYGVACQNQADPVQWDKAISLYQNAIRINPEYAEAHTNIGIVYGRKGDFEEAIGHFEKAVNIGPETFNCRYFLGKCCMETEQYEKAIESLDLACAFEPDESIRYQIHKDMEIAYMRLQKSGCAAAHLEEAVRIGGRIGQCDGDDHARLAQAFHEMGLLDEAKGEAGYALSQNLASEPPLKLIKVVISTSADCPESRNEVSQYEETRAKIGSEPYIAPFQPGGEQSKAEGGPAEKLGLRVVTPKTIDNLCQGMAAAMGKTLRNSGAMSIKGSTVSLSFWCDDGKSYEGVISEGRGRIFTAAGQLVHELKTS from the coding sequence ATGAATGTTCTCAACAACCTGTTGAGCAAGATACATTCTCTGCGCGCGAGCCGCGGCACAGCAACTTCGCCCGACGCTGCGCGCCAACACACGGTCGATGCGCTAAACCAGAGCATCTTTCTCTTCGACACAGAGGATTATGATGGGTCGCTCTCCAAATTTTGGAAAGCGGAAACATCAGCGAGGGAAGGGAAGGTGGAAGAATTATGGACCGATTCTGAAGTCAGGCGCATCGCCAGCCGGCACGTCAATAATCTGGCTTGTGTGCTTACCGACTTCAACCATGACGACAAGGCGCTCGAACTGTTGCAATGGCAAATGAAGACGTACCCCAACGACTACGACCTGCACTACAATCTTGCGCGGCTCCGAATGCGGCGGGATGAATTCGATCATGCGACAGCTTATTACAAAAAGGCGCTTGAATGCGCATTGCAGAATCAGGACGTCGAACCGCAGAGACTGGGCCTGTGCATAAGCTGTCTGGGCGCCGCATACTACAAGTTGGGAGATAGCAGGAAGGCGGTCGCAGTCGTCGAGGAGGCCATGCGAACATTTGATCTGCCGTCTGACGTTTGCGAGATTCTCGAGGCGACCATCAGGGGATTTGCGGACGAGACAATGACGGTCATTTCCCGTGGAGGCGGCAAAAATCCGGCTCGCGAAAAGATGGTGCTCGCCAATCAGCTCGACGTAAATGGGCAGTTCTTCGAAGCATGCAGCTTCTATGAGCAGGCTTTGCGAATATCGCCGAATGATCCCGAGATACACTTCAATTATGGGGTGGCGTGCCAGAATCAGGCGGACCCCGTTCAATGGGACAAGGCGATATCGCTCTACCAGAATGCGATCCGTATCAATCCTGAATATGCGGAAGCGCACACTAACATCGGCATCGTGTATGGGAGAAAAGGAGATTTTGAAGAGGCCATCGGCCACTTTGAGAAAGCGGTCAACATCGGCCCGGAAACATTCAATTGCCGGTATTTTCTGGGAAAGTGCTGCATGGAAACCGAACAGTACGAGAAAGCGATTGAATCACTCGATTTGGCCTGCGCCTTCGAACCGGATGAAAGTATTCGCTATCAGATCCATAAAGATATGGAGATCGCATATATGCGACTGCAGAAATCAGGCTGCGCAGCGGCGCATTTGGAGGAAGCGGTACGGATAGGTGGACGAATCGGGCAGTGTGACGGTGACGATCACGCGCGACTCGCCCAGGCATTCCATGAAATGGGGCTCCTTGATGAGGCGAAAGGAGAGGCGGGATACGCATTATCTCAGAACCTGGCGAGCGAGCCTCCTCTAAAACTTATCAAAGTAGTCATTTCAACTTCGGCCGATTGCCCGGAGTCAAGAAATGAAGTCTCGCAATATGAGGAGACGAGGGCAAAGATCGGGAGCGAACCATATATCGCGCCGTTTCAGCCTGGAGGCGAACAAAGCAAAGCTGAAGGGGGACCCGCTGAAAAGCTGGGTCTGCGAGTAGTGACGCCCAAGACAATCGATAATCTGTGCCAGGGCATGGCGGCCGCAATGGGGAAAACCCTCAGAAACTCCGGAGCGATGTCCATCAAAGGAAGCACGGTTTCCCTTTCGTTTTGGTGTGATGATGGCAAATCCTATGAAGGCGTGATCAGTGAGGGAAGAGGACGGATTTTCACTGCGGCAGGGCAGCTCGTGCATGAGTTGAAGACGTCCTGA
- a CDS encoding Stp1/IreP family PP2C-type Ser/Thr phosphatase yields the protein MLTVTHAGLTDLGCVRRENEDAWYADPDIGLYLVADGMGGHLGGAVASKIVVEALPYFVRSELPDHLDMSSRKTAGILYKLLANFSNSLRDGSEERPDLTGMGSTVVFVLLRASTAFVAHMGDSRAYLFRNSRLRKLTRDHTIIQLLLESGDITEKEADSHPARGQLTRYVGMEGEPLPDIHTFSVRRDDRILLCSDGLTEMLADEGIKAILADEAKPGAACTRLIAAANEAGGKDNVTIIVIAIAEEKAALKEEPGIEVARFSESDGHRRKKR from the coding sequence ATGCTGACGGTAACCCATGCGGGACTGACCGATCTCGGATGTGTTCGACGCGAAAACGAAGACGCCTGGTATGCGGATCCGGACATCGGACTGTACCTGGTCGCTGACGGGATGGGCGGGCACTTGGGTGGAGCGGTCGCCTCAAAAATAGTCGTTGAGGCGCTCCCATATTTCGTAAGGAGCGAGTTACCTGATCATTTGGATATGTCGAGCAGGAAAACTGCAGGTATCCTGTACAAGCTGTTGGCCAATTTTAGCAATAGCCTTCGCGACGGAAGCGAAGAAAGACCCGATCTGACCGGCATGGGATCTACAGTAGTTTTCGTGCTCCTCCGCGCATCGACGGCCTTTGTTGCTCATATGGGCGACAGCCGCGCCTATCTGTTCCGGAACAGCAGGCTCAGAAAATTGACCCGAGACCACACTATCATCCAGCTTCTTCTGGAGTCGGGAGATATCACCGAGAAGGAGGCGGATTCACATCCGGCGCGCGGACAGCTTACCCGGTACGTCGGAATGGAAGGCGAGCCTTTGCCGGACATTCATACGTTCTCCGTCCGGAGAGACGACCGCATCCTGCTGTGTTCCGACGGCCTCACGGAAATGCTGGCCGATGAGGGAATAAAGGCGATCTTGGCTGATGAGGCCAAACCCGGCGCCGCCTGCACGCGATTGATTGCAGCGGCGAACGAAGCCGGCGGAAAAGATAATGTGACCATTATCGTTATTGCAATTGCAGAGGAAAAAGCCGCTCTTAAAGAAGAACCTGGAATCGAAGTGGCGCGTTTCAGCGAAAGCGACGGCCACAGAAGAAAAAAAAGATGA